A genomic window from Plutella xylostella chromosome 23, ilPluXylo3.1, whole genome shotgun sequence includes:
- the LOC105383940 gene encoding toll-like receptor 6, with protein sequence MLSMGLLWMWCVVSSWVWGGCGGASLTSRVAEAPQECEWQRVSGAAGEPTRVQVACSLRTAAGATDLLAGLSASQAMRITALDLHCTDTLFFESSLDIGRRKEEGTELLSRFHNLKELQIQSCKIRYVPSAVLSPLSGLRSLTIRTHNTDWSAMSMEFHRDSFRGLTDLRTLDLGDNNIWVLPSEIFCPLYNLKELNATQNRLQDISNLGFSDWGNGPTAPGKSCNTVLEILDMSYNEISSLPDNGLSSLRALQKLFLQNNRISSVADRAFVGLSDLQLLNLSTNALTALPPEMFQSSRDIKQIYLNNNSLSVLAPGLLEGLDQLQILDLSVNQLTSEWVNRDTFSGLVRLIVLNLSHNRITKIDALLFQDLNNLQFLSLEYNNIARIADGAFSNLKNLHSLSLAHNNIVEVDSSHFSNLYVLNQLFLDGNRITNIDIRSFENITKLHDLGLSGNQLSEVPEAIKTLRFLTSLDLGMNRITKVTTSEFEGLDDLYGLRLVGNKIEKISKDTFVALPSLQILNLASNNIDQIDDGAFASNMQLKAIGLDGNKLVDLKGVFTNSQPLVWLNVSNNELLWFDYSHIPTNLEWLDMHENKIEKLEDTYGVKETCSLKMIDVSFNKIKSLDEFSFPSSIETLVLNDNNIEKINPGTFLQKYNLNKVMLYSNKIKTLEVGAFAISTVPDDKDLPEFYISDNPFACDCTMEWLQRINQLSDLRQRPRVMDLENVRCTLTHSRVKTEVLLLEVKTSEFLCEYESHCFTLCHCCDFDACDCKMTCPDKCSCYHDLTWNSNVVDCSNAGYDYVPERIPMDATEIYLDGNDLKELGNHVFIGKKRLQVLYLNNSNINTIQNRTFNGIESLRILHLASNHLEVLRNTQFTRLPNLNELYLSSNKIRVIENDTFNFLPSLEFLDLDNNGHADYMPWRIITDNNPRTRVSVDGNNWICDCKDISQLNQWLIKKSKDTETMMCYFAHGLPMNKTISTVAKECKTEVSTEENGTETLKRLIIESSDGVENYIPYIAMLLIIIIVLLLLCALFFMFREDLKLWMHSRFGIRIFSPSPRDMNDNKNKRFDAFFVYNLKDKDFVTRAVSSELENSGRALCLQHRDLQLLERHQSDSLVAAAEYSKRLVIVLSINFLQQEWYSPEIRAAIQSTINSVNIRHRRQKIIFLVTTDLSAINIDPDMKVLLKTCSVIVWGERNCWEKLNFRLPDVDSSLANRTLHSANSIHLKSAREGFSRHGNLRYTAPPKSHDPWYKYGMAPPVLMMASPLHSASASAEVSARSTEDETCSVASSEGPPHHHSYVSIDNHQPEERPLRSAIPLPVNTRPTNMRSTYFV encoded by the coding sequence ATGCTATCGATGGGATTGTTGTGGATGTGGTGCGTGGTGAGCAGCTGGGTGTGgggcggctgcggcggcgcgTCGCTGACGTCGCGCGTGGCGGAGGCGCCGCAGGAGTGCGAGTGGCAGCGCGTgtcgggcgcggcgggcgagCCCACGCGCGTGCAGGTGGCGTGCTCGCTGCGCACCGCGGCCGGCGCCACCGACCTGCTGGCCGGCCTCAGCGCCTCGCAGGCCATGCGCATCACCGCGCTCGACCTGCACTGCACCGACACGCTGTTCTTCGAGAGCTCGCTCGACATCGGCCGCAGGAAGGAGGAGGGCACCGAGCTCCTCTCTCGCTTCCATAACCTCAAGGAGCTGCAGATACAGTCGTGCAAAATCCGATACGTCCCGTCTGCGGTATTATCTCCGCTCAGCGGCCTCAGGAGCTTGACTATACGGACGCATAATACCGATTGGTCTGCGATGTCAATGGAGTTTCACAGAGACAGCTTTAGAGGTCTAACGGATTTGCGAACGCTGGACTTGGGAGATAATAACATCTGGGTTTTACCCTCGGAAATATTCTGCCCGTTGTATAATTTGAAGGAGTTGAATGCGACACAGAACCGATTGCAAGATATATCGAACCTCGGCTTTTCCGACTGGGGCAACGGACCAACAGCCCCCGGAAAATCCTGTAACACAGTGTTGGAAATATTGGACATGTCTTACAATGAAATTAGTTCACTGCCTGACAACGGATTGTCGAGTTTGCGAGCGTTGCAGAAACTGTTTCTGCAAAACAATAGAATATCGTCAGTGGCGGACCGTGCTTTTGTTGGATTGAGTGATTTGCAACTACTGAACTTATCAACTAACGCACTAACGGCGCTACCACCTGAGATGTTTCAATCTTCTCGAGACATTAAACAGATATATTTGAATAACAACTCGCTCAGTGTTTTGGCACCCGGCCTATTGGAAGGACTTGATCAGCTGCAGATATTGGACTTATCAGTGAATCAATTGACTAGTGAGTGGGTGAACAGAGACACTTTTTCTGGATTAGTACGTTTGATTGTGTTAAATCTCTCACACAACAGAATCACGAAGATAGATGCACTGCTGTTTCAAGATTTGAATAACTTACAGTTCTTGAGTTTggaatacaataacatagctCGCATTGCAgacggagcgttttccaactTGAAAAATCTACACTCGCTCTCACTGGCTCACAATAATATCGTTGAAGTGGACAGCAGTCACTTTTCGAacttgtatgtattaaatCAACTGTTCTTGGATGGgaatagaataacaaatatCGATATAAGATCGTTTGAAAACATAACTAAACTCCACGATCTGGGTCTTAGTGGAAACCAGTTATCAGAAGTACCGGAAGCTATAAAGACTCTAAGATTTTTGACATCTCTGGATTTGGGAATGAACAGAATCACAAAAGTAACAACATCGGAATTCGAAGGATTAGACGACCTATATGGATTACGTCTTGTTGGAAATAAGATTGAGAAAATTTCCAAAGATACTTTTGTTGCTCTACCATCTTTACAAATCTTAAATTTGGCATCAAATAACATCGATCAAATTGATGACGGAGCCTTTGCCTCAAATATGCAATTAAAGGCGATTGGACTGGATGGAAATAAATTAGTCGATCTGAAAGGAGTATTTACGAACTCGCAACCTCTCGTCTGGTTAAATGTTTCTAATAACGAGCTTTTATGGTTTGATTACAGTCACATTCCTACAAATCTAGAGTGGTTAGATATGCATGAGAATAAAATTGAGAAGCTCGAAGATACGTATGGGGTAAAGGAAACATGCTCATTAAAAATGATTGACGTCAGcttcaacaaaataaaaagtttagacGAGTTCTCTTTTCCCAGCAGTATTGAAACACTGGTTCTAAACGATAACAACATTGAAAAGATAAACCCAGGAACATTTCTACAGAAGTATAATCTGAACAAAGTTATGCTCTATTCAAATAAGATTAAAACATTGGAAGTTGGCGCGTTCGCAATATCCACAGTTCCGGACGACAAAGATCTGCCGGAGTTCTATATCAGCGACAACCCGTTTGCATGCGACTGCACAATGGAATGGCTGCAGAGAATTAACCAATTAAGCGACCTCCGGCAACGCCCTAGAGTCATGGACTTAGAGAATGTTAGATGTACACTCACGCATTCACGAGTGAAAACCGAAGTGCTTTTACTGGAAGTGAAAACCTCTGAATTTCTGTGCGAGTATGAATCACACTGTTTCACTCTTTGTCATTGTTGTGACTTTGACGCCTGCGACTGCAAGATGACTTGTCCAGATAAATGCTCCTGCTATCATGATCTTACCTGGAACTCGAACGTGGTCGATTGTTCGAACGCCGGCTATGATTACGTGCCCGAGCGGATACCGATGGACGCGACCGAAATATACTTGGATGGGAACGATCTAAAAGAATTAGGAAATCACGTTTTCATTGGTAAAAAACGACTACAAGTTTTATATCTCAATAACAGTAatatcaatacaatacaaaatagaACATTTAACGGTATTGAGTCATTGAGAATCCTACACTTAGCGAGCAATCACTTAGAAGTGCTAAGAAATACACAGTTTACTCGACTCCCCAATCTAAACGAGCTGTACCTGAGTAGCAATAAAATAAGAGTTATTGAGAATGATACTTTTAATTTCTTGCCTTCATTAGAATTCCTAGACCTTGACAATAACGGGCACGCTGATTACATGCCGTGGAGAATCATCACAGATAATAACCCTCGCACGCGTGTCTCCGTCGATGGGAACAACTGGATATGCGACTGTAAAGACATCTCTCAGCTCAACCAATGGCTTATAAAGAAATCTAAAGACACCGAGACTATGATGTGCTATTTTGCACACGGGCTACCCATGAATAAAACCATATCAACGGTGGCTAAAGAGTGTAAAACTGAAGTATCGACTGAAGAAAATGGAACTGAAACGCTGAAAAGACTTATCATCGAATCATCAGACGGAGTTGAAAATTACATTCCATACATCGCAATGTTGTTGATCATAATAATCGTGCTATTGTTGTTGTGTGCCCTATTCTTTATGTTTCGAGAGGACTTAAAATTGTGGATGCACTCACGATTCGGCATAAGAATATTCAGTCCTTCACCTCGCGACATGAATGACAATAAGAACAAGCGTTTCGACGCTTTCTTCGTGTACAATCTGAAAGACAAAGACTTCGTGACGCGCGCCGTGAGCTCGGAGCTCGAGAACTCGGGCCGCGCGCTGTGTCTGCAGCACCGCGACCTGCAGCTGCTCGAGAGACACCAGAGCGACAGCCTCGTGGCCGCCGCCGAGTACTCCAAGCGACTAGTGATAGTGTTATCCATCAACTTCCTCCAACAAGAGTGGTATAGCCCGGAAATCCGCGCCGCTATACAAAGTACTATAAACTCAGTGAACATCAGGCATAGGCGACAAAAGATTATATTCCTAGTGACAACGGACCTCAGTGCCATAAACATAGACCCGGACATGAAAGTGCTATTGAAAACGTGTTCAGTGATAGTGTGGGGTGAGCGAAACTGTTGGGAGAAGCTAAATTTTCGGTTACCGGATGTGGACAGTTCGCTAGCGAATCGGACGCTTCACAGTGCTAATAGTATACATTTGAAGTCTGCGCGGGAGGGGTTCTCGCGGCACGGGAACCTGAGGTATACGGCGCCGCCGAAATCTCACGACCCGTGGTACAAGTACGGGATGGCGCCGCCGGTGCTGATGATGGCGTCGCCTCTGCACTCAGCGAGCGCCAGCGCGGAGGTGTCGGCGCGGAGCACGGAGGACGAGACCTGCTCGGTGGCCAGCAGCGAGGGGCCGCCGCACCACCACAGCTACGTGTCCATCGACAACCACCAGCCCGAGGAGCGCCCGCTGAGGTCGGCCATCCCGCTGCCCGTCAACACTAGACCCACTAACATGAGaagtacctattttgtgtag